The following proteins come from a genomic window of Lolium rigidum isolate FL_2022 chromosome 5, APGP_CSIRO_Lrig_0.1, whole genome shotgun sequence:
- the LOC124658387 gene encoding probable F-box protein At2g36090, which yields MGSACSGFRDLASDPDAWRTLCLDMWPSVRDLACLGRGGGGYQSLYAGAFPFPAASSPPAAPSLPARLVSAVDLHHKGVCIMSRAVETDASSPWFQGSPFRVDALVQEGFTAPCPIAPDELTLSWILIDPATGAALNASSRRPVSVDRTWLSGDAVARFTVVLGGGVALDAAVTCDDRRGHVREVSLCAGDAEGGGVSGRDGLAAVAAAMATARQRRGAEEAARRVYREFAQGKRDRKEWKARRDGIVDLCCSGVGAAALLSFLVMLTFR from the coding sequence ATGGGGAGCGCCTGCTCGGGCTTCCGCGACCTCGCCAGCGACCCGGACGCGTGGCGGACGCTCTGCCTCGACATGTGGCCGTCCGTCCGCGACCTCGCCTGCctcggacgcggcggcggcggctaccaGTCTCTCTACGCCGGCGCGTTCCCGTTCCCGGCCGCATCATCCCCACCGGCCGCGCCCTCCCTCCCGGCGCGGCTCGTCTCGGCCGTCGACCTGCACCACAAGGGCGTGTGCATCATGTCGCGCGCCGTCGAGACGGACGCCTCGTCGCCCTGGTTCCAGGGCTCGCCGTTCCGCGTCGACGCGCTCGTGCAGGAGGGCTTCACGGCGCCGTGCCCGATCGCGCCGGACGAGCTCACGCTGAGCTGGATACTCATCGACCCAGCCACGGGCGCCGCCCTCAACGCGTCCAGCCGGCGCCCCGTGTCCGTCGACCGGACCTGGCTGAGCGGGGACGCCGTGGCGCGGTTCACCGtggtgctcggcggcggcgtcgcgCTGGACGCGGCGGTCACGTGCGACGACCGCCGCGGCCACGTCAGGGAGGTCAGCCTGTGCGCGGGCGACGCCGAGGGCGGCGGCGTCAGCGGCCGGGACGGGCTGGCGGCGGTGGCCGCGGCCATGGCGACCGCCAGGCAGCGCCGTGGGGCGGAGGAGGCCGCCAGGCGGGTCTACCGGGAGTTCGCCCAGGGGAAGAGGGACAGGAAGGAGTGGAAGGCCAGGCGGGATGGCATCGTTGACCTCTgctgctccggcgtcggcgccgccgcgttACTatcgttcttggtcatgctgacgTTCCGCTGA
- the LOC124652254 gene encoding mRNA-decapping enzyme-like protein translates to MPPPPQPNGGKVTPNLAMDAEGTRLLNLTVLQRLDPAVEDILITAGHVTLYDFNIDKNQWSRKDVEGSLFVVKRNSQPRFQFIVMNRRNTDNLVEDLLSDFEYELQPPYLLYRNATQEVNGIWFYNQHDCEAVASLFGRILNAYAKVPPKPKVSSIKSEFEELEAVPTSSAIDGPLEPPPSSSAISDTLDESFANYFSNAANIGSVPSAPMTGIAHQPTEFAALISSAGATHEITASSSAPPLPLHTNAHTSRSTNLVTPAFFVPPSSSTSLAQPASSLMPTAPPLHPSSTSSQRPPYGTPLLQPFPPPTPPASLTPAAHNDGRIISRDLVKDALQRLVQSDEFIDLFYRELQNAHT, encoded by the exons atgccgccgccgccgcagccgaacGGGGGGAAGGTGACGCCCAACTTGGCCATGGACGCCGAGGGCACGCGCCTGCTCAACCTCACCGTCCTGCAGCGCCTCGACCCCGCCGTCGAGGACATCCTCATCACCGCCGGCCACGTCACGCTCTACGACTTCAACATCGACAAAAACCAGTGG AGCCGGAAGGACGTAGAGGGATCGCTCTTCGTGGTGAAGAG GAACTCGCAGCCCAGGTTCCAGTTCATCGTCATGAACAGGCGCAACACTG ATAATCTTGTGGAGGATCTATTGAGTGATTTTGAATATGAACTTCAGCCTCCATATTTGTTGTACCGGAATGCTACACAAGAAGTAAATGGCATTTGGTTTTATAATCAACACGACTGCGAAGCCGTTGCGAGTCTGTTTGGAAG GATTCTGAATGCTTACGCCAAAGTGCCCCCAAAGCCAAAAGTGTCTTCCATAAAAAG TGAGTTTGAGGAGTTAGAGGCTGTTCCTACATCCTCTGCCATCGATGGCCCCCTTGAACCTCCTCCATCATCTAGTGCAATTTCTGATACCCTTGACGAATCATTCGCCAATTATTTTAGT AACGCTGCCAACATTGGGAGTGTACCAAGTGCACCGATGACTGGAATAGCTCACCAACCCACAGAGTTTGCTGCTCTCATTTCATCTGCTGGTGCAACACATGAAATTACTGCTTCATCATCAGCTCCACCACTGCCCCTCCACACTAATGCCCATACTAGCCGCTCGACAAACCTTGTAACTCCGGCGTTCTTTGTTCCTCCATCCTCTTCCACATCATTGGCGCAACCGGCTTCATCCTTGATGCCTACAGCGCCGCCTCTTCATCCAAGTTCTACATCCAGCCAACGTCCTCCATATGGTACCCCCCTTCTTCAACCGTTTCCACCACCAACTCCTCCTGCATCACTTACCCCTGCTGCGCACAATGATGGGCGTATTATTTCGAGGGATCTAGTTAAGGATGCCCTCCAGAGACTTGTTCAG AGTGACGAGTTCATTGATTTATTCTACCGGGAGTTGCAGAATGCACATACATAG